One Ahaetulla prasina isolate Xishuangbanna chromosome 1, ASM2864084v1, whole genome shotgun sequence DNA window includes the following coding sequences:
- the VTN gene encoding vitronectin has protein sequence MDLLHLALLLGCLCGSFAAEESCEGRCDKGFDSQKKCQCDDLCLYYQSCCSDYARICKAKVTRGDVFLQPEDDYQDYYDLANATDPVPTFFTPEVTEIPVDEATTDQQAWTDDYAWTEDGKWPVGPTEGGPWDPSEAPTLPGEEESLCSGQPFDAFTSLKNGSIFAFRGEYLYELDEKSARPGYPKLIRDVWGIDGPIDAAFTRVNCQGKTYLFQGSLYWRFDEGLLEPDYPRNISEGFEGIPDDLDAALALPAENYLGSERVYFFKGSRYWSYDFAHQPSRAECEQTSPSLVFDHYAVLKHDSWEEIFRLLFGGSRPGEASRARSISRDWRGLPSRLDAAMLGRIYVAQSPSGKPSRHRTSRRRHRKKYQRRQSWGRWDSSPFWESLGGISSESSDRDWLVSPCQPFQSAYFFVDDKYYRVNLHTRRVDWVHPRYPRPIAKYWLGCPSEDLL, from the exons ATGGACCTCCTGCATCTGGCGCTCCTGCTGGGCTGCCTCTGCGGGTCTTTTGCAGCTGAAG AGTCCTGCGAGGGCCGCTGTGACAAGGGCTTTGACAGCCAGAAGAAGTGCCAGTGTGATGACCTGTGCTTGTATTACCAGAGCTGCTGCAGCGACTATGCCAGGATCTGCAAAGCCAAAG TGACCCGTGGGGACGTCTTTCTCCAGCCAGAGGACGACTACCAGGATTACTACGATTTGGCCAATGCCACGGATCCGGTGCCCACCTTCTTCACCCCAGAGGTCACCGAGATCCCTGTGGACGAGGCCACCACAGACCAGCAGGCTTGGACAGATGACTATGCCTGGACAGAAGACGGGAAGTGGCCCGTGGGCCCTACGGAGGGAGGCCCCTGGGACCCCTCAGAGGCTCCGACCCTGCCAGGAGAGGAGGAGAGCCTGTGCAGTGGGCAGCCCTTCGATGCTTTCACCAGCCTGAAGAATGGCTCCATCTTCGCTTTCCGAG GCGAGTACCTGTACGAGCTGGACGAGAAAAGCGCCCGGCCGGGCTACCCCAAGCTGATCCGGGACGTGTGGGGCATCGACGGCCCCATCGACGCCGCTTTCACCCGCGTCAACTGCCAGGGCAAGACCTACCTCTTCCAG GGCAGCCTCTACTGGCGGTTCGACGAGGGCCTGCTGGAGCCCGACTACCCCCGCAACATCTCCGAGGGCTTCGAAGGCATTCCGGACGACCTGGACGCCGCCCTCGCCCTGCCGGCCGAGAACTACCTGGGCAGCGAGCGCGTCTACTTCTTCAAAG GGAGCCGCTACTGGTCCTACGACTTCGCCCACCAGCCGAGCCGCGCCGAGTGCGAGCAGACGAGCCCCTCGCTGGTCTTCGACCACTACGCGGTGCTGAAGCACGACAGCTGGGAGGAGATCTTCCGCCTGCTCTTCGGGGGTTCCCGGCCAG GTGAGGCCAGCCGAGCGCGCTCCATCAGCCGCGACTGGCGAGGGCTGCCCTCCCGGCTGGACGCTGCCATGCTGGGCAGGATCTACGTGGCGCAGAGCCCCTCCGGGAAGCCCAGCCGCCACAGGAcctcccgccgccgccaccgcaagAAGTACCAGCGCCGGCAGAGCTGGGGCCGTTGGGACTCGTCGCCCTTCTGGGAGTCTCTGGGCGGGATCAGCTCCGAGTCCTCGGACCGCGACTGGCTGGTCTCCCCCTGCCAGCCCTTCCAGAGCGCCTATTTCTTTGTGGATG ACAAATACTACCGGGTCAACCTGCACACGCGGCGGGTGGACTGGGTCCATCCCAGGTATCCTCGCCCCATTGCCAAATACTGGCTGGGCTGCCCCTCCGAGGACCTGCTCTGA
- the SARM1 gene encoding NAD(+) hydrolase SARM1, with product MVLSLLLSAYELCRLAMGEPGGPSGWWAEGLGGPDLPPGLGSAIQAALERSLPELHQAVSAAKQAAGPGDLQARLGAILALVEEAWGLPAVGREVAKGLCDALRLEGGLDLLLDLLRGAEPESRNRAAQLLEQVLVAENRNRVARIGLGVVLNLAKERESLPLARSTSGILEHMFKHSEETCYQLIANGGLDAVLFWCRWNDPVVLRHCAAALANCAMYGGQANQRRMVEKKAAEWLFPLAFSKEDDLVQFQACLAIAVLATNKEIEKEVENSGTLALVEPFIATLDPGRFTHIWLGSSDNSQGRTADDLQCLVPLLDSSRLEAQCIAAFYLCVEANIKARQKKTEIFAEIGAIQSLKRIVCYSANGTTSMLAKRALCTMGEEVPRRLLPTVPNWKTPEVQKWLQQIGFAKYCPRFLEHQVDGDLLLRLSEEDLRTDLAMSSSITRKRFFRELTELKTYANYSTCDRSNLADWLAGVDPKFRQYTYNLVTCSIDRNFLHRVTEQQLQDDCCIGLSFHRVRILSAAREMLHSPLPCNSRKAALEGTDVFISYRRRTGSQLASLLKVHLQLHGFSVFLDVEKLEAGKFEDKLTQSVMSARNFVLVLSVQALDRCMGDVACKDWVHKEIATALTCRKNIIPVTDHFDWPDPEELPEDMRAILKFNGIKWSHEYQEATIEKLIRFLQGRSSQDSSAGSDSSLECGTPLEQS from the exons ATGGTGCTGAGCCTGCTGCTGTCGGCCTACGAGCTGTGCCGCCTGGCCATGGGCGAGCCGGGGGGCCCGTCGGGCTGGTGGGCGGAGGGGCTGGGCGGCCCCGACCTCCCGCCCGGGCTGGGCTCGGCCATCCAGGCGGCGCTGGAGCGGAGCCTGCCCGAGCTGCACCAGGCCGTCTCGGCGGCCAAGCAAGCGGCCGGGCCGGGGGACCTGCAGGCGCGGCTGGGCGCCATCCTGGCGCTGGTGGAGGAGGCCTGGGGGCTGCCGGCCGTGGGGCGCGAGGTGGCCAAGGGGCTCTGCGACGCGCTGCGCCTGGAGGGCGGCCTCGATCTGCTGCTCGACCTGCTGCGCGGCGCAGAGCCCGAGAGCCGGAATCGCGCGGCGCAGCTGCTGGAACAGGTGCTGGTGGCCGAGAACAG GAACCGGGTGGCTCGGATCGGCCTGGGGGTTGTGCTGAACCTGGCCAAGGAGCGAGAGAGCCTCCCTCTGGCCCGGAGCACCTCGGGCATCCTGGAGCACATGTTCAAGCACTCAGAGGAGACCTGCTACCAGCTGATCGCCAACGGAGGCCTGGACGCCGTCCTCTTCTGGTGCCGCTGGAACGACCCAGTGGTGCTTCGGCATTGCGCCGCCGCCTTGGCCAACTGCGCCATGTATGGCGGGCAGGCCAACCAGCGGCGGATGGTGGAGAAGAAGGCAGCCGAGTGGCTCTTCCCACTGGCCTTCTCCAAAGAGGACGACCTGGTCCAGTTCCAGGCCTGCCTGGCCATCGCCGTGCTGGCCACCAACAAGGAGATCGAGAAGGAGGTAGAGAACTCGGGCACACTGGCCCTGGTGGAGCCCTTCATCGCCACCCTCGACCCGGGCCGCTTCACCCACATCTGGCTGGGCAGCAGCGATAACAGCCAGGGCCGAACAGCGGACGACCTGCAGTGCCTAGTGCCCCTGCTGGACAGCTCCCGCCTGGAAGCCCAGTGCATCGCCGCCTTCTACCTCTGCGTGGAGGCCAACATTAAAGCCCGCCAGAAGAAGACCGAG ATCTTTGCAGAGATCGGGGCCATCCAGAGCTTGAAAAGGATCGTCTGTTACTCAGCCAACGGCACCACCTCCATGCTGGCCAAGCGGGCGCTGTGCACTATGGGCGAGGAAGTGCCCCGGCGGCTCCTGCCCACAGTGCCCAACTGGAAGACTCCAGAGGTGCAGAAGTGGCTGCAGCAGATTGGCTTCGCCAAGTACTGTCCCCGCTTCCTG GAGCACCAGGTGGACGGAGACCTGCTCCTGAGGCTGTCGGAAGAAGACTTGCGGACCGACCTGGCCATGAGCTCCAGCATCACCCGCAAGCG GTTCTTTCGGGAGCTGACGGAGCTGAAGACCTACGCCAACTACTCCACCTGCGACCGCAGCAACCTGGCCGACTGGCTGGCTGGTGTCGACCCCAAATTCCGCCAGTACACCTACAACCTGGTCacctgcagcatcgaccggaactTCCTCCACCGCGTCACAGAGCAGCAGCTGCAGGACGACTGCTGCATCGGCCTGAGTTTCCACCGCGTCCGAATCCTCTCTGCTGCCCGGG AGATGCTTCACTCACCTCTGCCGTGCAACAGCCggaaggctgccttggagggGACGGACGTCTTCATCAGCTACCGGCGGCGTACCGGATCTCAGCTGGCCAG CCTCCTGAAGGTCCACCTCCAGCTGCATGGATTCAGCGTTTTCCTTGATGTGGAGAAATTGGAGGCCGGGAAATTTGAGGACAAGCTGACCCAGAGTGTGATGAGTGCCCGAAATTTCGTGCTGGTCCTCTCCGTCCAGGCCCTGGACCGCTGCATGGGGGACGTGGCCTGCAAAGACTGGGTGCACAAG GAAATAGCCACCGCCCTGACCTGCAGGAAAAACATCATCCCAGTGACTGACCACTTTGACTGGCCAGACCCGGAAGAGCTTCCGGAGGACATGAGGGCCATCCTGAAATTCAACGGGATCAA GTGGTCCCACGAGTACCAGGAGGCCACCATCGAGAAGCTGATCCGGTTCCTGCAGGGACGCTCCTCCCAGGACTCCTCCGCCGGGTCGGACAGCAGCCTGGAGTGCGGGACCCCCCTGGAGCAGAGCTAG